A genomic segment from Deltaproteobacteria bacterium encodes:
- the rpmE gene encoding 50S ribosomal protein L31, translating into MKPDIHPEYADTTIKCACGNTVEVGSTRKDISVEICSKCHPFFTGKQKLVDTAGRIERFRKKYEKFQKKS; encoded by the coding sequence ATGAAACCAGATATTCATCCGGAATACGCCGATACAACCATAAAGTGCGCCTGCGGCAACACAGTGGAAGTGGGTTCCACCAGAAAAGATATCAGCGTTGAAATATGCTCCAAGTGCCACCCGTTCTTCACCGGAAAGCAGAAACTAGTGGACACGGCGGGACGCATCGAGAGATTCCGTAAAAAATACGAGAAGTTTCAGAAAAA
- the rho gene encoding transcription termination factor Rho produces the protein MNIVELKEQKISKLAKMAKELHIDGAAGMRKQELIFALLQAQIEKDGLIFGEGTLEILPDGFGFLRAPNYNYLPGPDDIYVSPSQIRRFNLRTGDTVSGQIRQPKESERYFALLKVEAVNYEDPEVARDKILFDNLTPLYPEKKINLENDPENYSTRVMDLMTPIGFGQRGLIVSPPRTGKTMLLQFIANSIVANHKDIELFVLLIDERPEEVTDMERSVRGEVISSTFDEPAERHVQVAEMVIEKAKRLVEHKKNVIILLDSITRLARAYNSVMPPSGKILSGGVDSNALQRPKRFFGAARNIEDGGSLTIIATALVDTGSRMDEVIFEEFKGTGNMEIQLDRRLADKRLFPAIDINKSGTRKEELLLDEATLNRVWILRKLLSSLNPIDSLEFLLDKMTGTEDNKHFLDSMNA, from the coding sequence ATGAACATTGTCGAACTAAAGGAACAGAAAATCAGCAAGCTGGCCAAAATGGCCAAAGAGCTTCACATCGACGGTGCCGCGGGCATGCGCAAGCAGGAACTGATCTTTGCACTGCTGCAGGCCCAGATCGAAAAAGACGGTTTGATCTTCGGTGAAGGGACTTTGGAGATCCTGCCGGACGGATTCGGTTTTCTCAGGGCGCCGAACTACAATTACCTTCCGGGACCGGATGACATTTACGTGTCGCCTTCTCAGATCCGCCGGTTCAATCTGCGAACCGGGGACACCGTGTCCGGACAGATTCGCCAGCCCAAAGAATCGGAACGCTATTTCGCCCTGCTGAAGGTGGAAGCCGTCAATTACGAGGACCCCGAAGTGGCCCGGGACAAAATCCTCTTCGACAACCTGACGCCCCTGTATCCGGAAAAGAAGATCAATTTGGAGAATGACCCGGAAAACTATTCGACCCGCGTCATGGACCTGATGACGCCCATCGGGTTCGGCCAGAGGGGGCTGATCGTTTCGCCCCCGAGAACCGGTAAAACCATGCTGCTTCAGTTCATCGCCAACAGCATTGTGGCCAACCACAAGGACATCGAGCTTTTTGTCCTCCTGATCGACGAGCGGCCCGAGGAAGTGACGGATATGGAGCGTTCGGTCAGGGGAGAGGTGATCAGCTCCACCTTCGACGAACCGGCGGAACGCCATGTTCAGGTGGCGGAGATGGTTATCGAAAAAGCCAAACGGCTGGTCGAGCACAAGAAAAATGTCATCATCCTGCTGGACAGCATCACCCGGCTCGCCCGGGCCTACAACTCGGTGATGCCGCCCAGTGGCAAGATCCTGTCCGGCGGTGTGGACTCCAACGCGCTGCAGCGCCCCAAACGGTTTTTCGGGGCGGCGCGGAATATCGAGGACGGCGGCAGCCTGACCATCATCGCCACGGCGCTGGTGGACACCGGAAGCCGCATGGACGAGGTCATTTTCGAAGAGTTCAAGGGTACCGGCAACATGGAAATACAGCTGGATAGAAGGCTCGCAGACAAGCGCCTCTTCCCGGCCATCGACATCAACAAATCGGGTACGCGCAAGGAAGAACTGCTGCTCGACGAAGCCACCCTGAACCGGGTGTGGATTTTGAGAAAACTGCTGTCGTCGTTAAATCCCATTGACAGCCTCGAGTTTTTGCTTGATAAAATGACGGGAACAGAGGATAATAAACATTTTCTGGATTCAATGAATGCCTGA